One Euwallacea fornicatus isolate EFF26 chromosome 22, ASM4011564v1, whole genome shotgun sequence genomic region harbors:
- the LOC136346201 gene encoding transmembrane protein 70 homolog, mitochondrial, with product MSIKLCCALPLTLNCLKSARTLLTTFENVNSVRSPIQQTAVSILNSRGFSSDSAKKASTPDKQKNLYKKMYSAPLTAHVKSVKVFSISSSIVGILAQPILYKEIVSTGNVPVIIAAYSFIGFFTIITPLLLHFITKKYITELSYNEDTNTYLIKSLNFFSITKEMEFKLEDVYVPDVPGMFVTFHIKGKPFFVDPRFFDNPHHYGKLMGFDKPMDFKLLDKHENTADTADPSSNKT from the exons ATGTCTATAAAATTGTGTTGTGCCCTTCCGTTAACGCTAAACTGTTTAAAATCAGCCAGGACTCTACTCACCACCTTCGAAAATGTGAATTCAGTGCGAAGTCCCATTCAACAAACTGCAGTTTCAATTCTTAACTCCCGTGGCTTTTCCTCGGATTCAGCCAAAAAAGCCTCAACTCCAGATAAACAGAAAAACCTATATAAGAAGATGTATTCGGCTCCATTAACTGCACATGTCAAGTCAGTAAAG GTCTTCTCAATATCAAGCAGTATAGTAGGAATACTAGCCCAGCCGATACTTTATAAAGAAATAGTGAGCACAGGAAATGTGCCGGTTATTATAGCTGCATACTCTTTTATAGGATTTTTCACCATTATTACGCCACTTTTGCTACACTTTATAACCAAAAAATACATAACAGAGTTGAGCTATAACGAGGACACTAACACATATCTGATCAAAAGCTTAAATTTCTTCAGTATAACCAAAGAG ATGGAGTTCAAATTGGAAGACGTGTATGTGCCAGATGTCCCTGGCATgtttgtaacatttcatattAAGGGAAAGCCGTTCTTTGTGGACCCACGATTTTTTGACAATCCGCACCATTATGGGAAACTAATGGGTTTTGATAAACCCATGGATTTTAAATTGCTGGACAAACATGAGAACACTGCAGATACTGCCGACCCTAGCTCAAATAAAACTTAA
- the LOC136346197 gene encoding SET and MYND domain-containing protein 4-like isoform X3, with amino-acid sequence MEGVSPTLREIFSNSIEVLGLTRFYTDEFDAFQKYYTKINLCSDSKVIMRIVNQVDHLQFDESCDLSERVRRIPKKDEQNLVVPSMEKTNESIEFAHPSLKIVETEEKGRHLISTGNLDKGAILINEKATILQVNPLCMCMEGEHKIYRCHHCAYAIHKFYTCTGCNIVIYCSLSCLLQSHNDYHRFECEGLQRHFWTLEDTDFRMVLYGARYNFVHNISDNHDKWGIDGNNYPFVYKLKSNFDRMPVRKIYEILWQAVKTVTYLIMRTNFFSSFQMENENILHIYVGGLFVKHYCQAQMNAVLLRYPNLDAEFCFNALGGNGKAICPTIALINHSCSPNAVIIPYNGRILVKAIKPIGLNEEITISYQEISIFFSLEERQLLMTDYFYFNALCGCSLCNYESNWRDYPYKCHNCQTGVAKKVTFSNEGEKLFCKDCQSYSSIDKRAEKTAEIAGNVYRKTFTVEPVIRIAESYDRLFPKDSWMLLDAYRVLYDKFSIWGEKPLETMKYGLMFFKVLEEYVSRLHLPFLEAQMKFFHEVINSKKFLKLERVTDDEFSTIKCFSDQCIRIKNDILFYIPVPYLEYYYMGLLGKLENVQRKLKVINN; translated from the exons ATGGAGGGTGTATCACCAACTTTACGAGAAATATTCAGTAATTCTATAGAGGTTTTAGGCTTAACTCGCTTCTATACTGATGAATTTGATGCTTTCCAAAAGTATTATACCAAAATTAA TTTATGTAGTGACTCAAAGGTGATTATGCGTATTGTAAACCAAGTTGATCATTTACAATTTGATGAGTCTTGTGATTTATCAGAAAGAGTAAGAAGGATTCCCAAGAAAGATGAACAAAACCTTGTGGTACCCTCAATGGAAAAGACAAATGAGTCTATAGAGTTTGCTCATccttctttaaaaattgt AGAGACTGAAGAAAAGGGAAGGCATCTAATTAGCACTGGAAATCTTGACAAAGGGGCGATTTTGATAAATGAAAAAGCTACAATACTGCAAGTCAACCCATTGTGTATGTGCATGGAAGGAGAGCACAAAATATATCGGTGCCATCATTGTGCTTATgcaattcataaattttatac ttgtacagggtgtaacatagtGATATATTGCTCCTTGAGCTGCTTATTGCAATCTCATAATGATTACCATAGATTTGAATGCGAGGGCTTACAGAGGCATTTTTGGACATTAGAGGATACAGATTTTAG AATGGTTCTCTATGGTGCCAGATATAATTTCGTCCACAACATCTCGGACAACCACGATAAGTGGGGAATTGATGGCAATAATTACCCCTTTGTTTATAAGCTAAAGAGCAATTTTGATAGAATGCCAGTTAGAAAGATTTATGAGATTTTATGG caaGCCGTGAAAACAGTTACTTATCTAATAATGCGCACCAACTTCTTCAGCAGTTTTCAAATGGAGAACGAAAACATTCTTCACATATACGTTGGGGGATTGTTTGTTAAACACTATTGTCAAGCTCAAATGAATGCAGTTTTGTTAAGGTACCCCAATTTAGACGCCGAATTCTGTTTTAATGCTTTAGGAGGTAATGGGAAGGCTATTTGTCCCACAATAGCATTGATCAATCATTCTTGCTCTCCAAATGCTGTTATTAT ACCATACAATGGCAGAATTTTAGTAAAAGCAATAAAACCCATAGGCCTAAACGAAGAAATCACCATATCATACCaagaaattagtatttttttctcactGGAAGAGCGGCAGCTCCTGATGactgattatttttatttcaatgctTTATGTGGGTGCAGTTTATGCAATTACGAAAGCAATTGG CGAGACTATCCTTACAAATGTCACAACTGCCAGACTGGCGTGGCAAAGAAAGTTACCTTTAGTAATGAGGGTGAAAAATTGTTCTGCAAAGACTGCCAATCCTACTCTTCCATTGACAAAAGAGCTGAGAAGACTGCCGAAATAGCGGGTAATGTGT aTCGAAAAACGTTTACTGTGGAACCTGTTATTAGAATAGCGGAAAGTTACGACCGACTTTTCCCTAAAGATTCGTGGATGTTACTCGACGCTTATCGTGTATTGTacgataaattttcaatatgggGAG AGAAACCGTTAGAGACTATGAAATATGGACTGATGTTTTTTAAGGTGCTGGAGGAATATGTCTCAAGGCTACATTTACCATTTCTCGAGgcacaaatgaaatttttccatgaaGTTATCAACTCCAAGAAGTTTTTGAAGTTAGAGAGAGTGACTGACGATGAATT cAGTACTATCAAGTGCTTTTCCGACCAATGCATTCGGATCAAGAACGACATTTTGTTCTACATTCCGGTACCCTACCTGGAATACTACTACATGGGGCTACTGGGGAAGCTGGAAAATGTTCAACGGAAATTGAAAGTGATTAATAACTAG
- the LOC136346197 gene encoding SET and MYND domain-containing protein 4-like isoform X1: protein MEGVSPTLREIFSNSIEVLGLTRFYTDEFDAFQKYYTKINLCSDSKVIMRIVNQVDHLQFDESCDLSERVRRIPKKDEQNLVVPSMEKTNESIEFAHPSLKIVETEEKGRHLISTGNLDKGAILINEKATILQVNPLCMCMEGEHKIYRCHHCAYAIHKFYTCTGCNIVIYCSLSCLLQSHNDYHRFECEGLQRHFWTLEDTDFSYIAFRMVLYGARYNFVHNISDNHDKWGIDGNNYPFVYKLKSNFDRMPVRKIYEILWQAVKTVTYLIMRTNFFSSFQMENENILHIYVGGLFVKHYCQAQMNAVLLRYPNLDAEFCFNALGGNGKAICPTIALINHSCSPNAVIIPYNGRILVKAIKPIGLNEEITISYQEISIFFSLEERQLLMTDYFYFNALCGCSLCNYESNWRDYPYKCHNCQTGVAKKVTFSNEGEKLFCKDCQSYSSIDKRAEKTAEIAGNVYRKTFTVEPVIRIAESYDRLFPKDSWMLLDAYRVLYDKFSIWGEKPLETMKYGLMFFKVLEEYVSRLHLPFLEAQMKFFHEVINSKKFLKLERVTDDEFSTIKCFSDQCIRIKNDILFYIPVPYLEYYYMGLLGKLENVQRKLKVINN from the exons ATGGAGGGTGTATCACCAACTTTACGAGAAATATTCAGTAATTCTATAGAGGTTTTAGGCTTAACTCGCTTCTATACTGATGAATTTGATGCTTTCCAAAAGTATTATACCAAAATTAA TTTATGTAGTGACTCAAAGGTGATTATGCGTATTGTAAACCAAGTTGATCATTTACAATTTGATGAGTCTTGTGATTTATCAGAAAGAGTAAGAAGGATTCCCAAGAAAGATGAACAAAACCTTGTGGTACCCTCAATGGAAAAGACAAATGAGTCTATAGAGTTTGCTCATccttctttaaaaattgt AGAGACTGAAGAAAAGGGAAGGCATCTAATTAGCACTGGAAATCTTGACAAAGGGGCGATTTTGATAAATGAAAAAGCTACAATACTGCAAGTCAACCCATTGTGTATGTGCATGGAAGGAGAGCACAAAATATATCGGTGCCATCATTGTGCTTATgcaattcataaattttatac ttgtacagggtgtaacatagtGATATATTGCTCCTTGAGCTGCTTATTGCAATCTCATAATGATTACCATAGATTTGAATGCGAGGGCTTACAGAGGCATTTTTGGACATTAGAGGATACAGATTTTAG TTATATTGCCTTTAGAATGGTTCTCTATGGTGCCAGATATAATTTCGTCCACAACATCTCGGACAACCACGATAAGTGGGGAATTGATGGCAATAATTACCCCTTTGTTTATAAGCTAAAGAGCAATTTTGATAGAATGCCAGTTAGAAAGATTTATGAGATTTTATGG caaGCCGTGAAAACAGTTACTTATCTAATAATGCGCACCAACTTCTTCAGCAGTTTTCAAATGGAGAACGAAAACATTCTTCACATATACGTTGGGGGATTGTTTGTTAAACACTATTGTCAAGCTCAAATGAATGCAGTTTTGTTAAGGTACCCCAATTTAGACGCCGAATTCTGTTTTAATGCTTTAGGAGGTAATGGGAAGGCTATTTGTCCCACAATAGCATTGATCAATCATTCTTGCTCTCCAAATGCTGTTATTAT ACCATACAATGGCAGAATTTTAGTAAAAGCAATAAAACCCATAGGCCTAAACGAAGAAATCACCATATCATACCaagaaattagtatttttttctcactGGAAGAGCGGCAGCTCCTGATGactgattatttttatttcaatgctTTATGTGGGTGCAGTTTATGCAATTACGAAAGCAATTGG CGAGACTATCCTTACAAATGTCACAACTGCCAGACTGGCGTGGCAAAGAAAGTTACCTTTAGTAATGAGGGTGAAAAATTGTTCTGCAAAGACTGCCAATCCTACTCTTCCATTGACAAAAGAGCTGAGAAGACTGCCGAAATAGCGGGTAATGTGT aTCGAAAAACGTTTACTGTGGAACCTGTTATTAGAATAGCGGAAAGTTACGACCGACTTTTCCCTAAAGATTCGTGGATGTTACTCGACGCTTATCGTGTATTGTacgataaattttcaatatgggGAG AGAAACCGTTAGAGACTATGAAATATGGACTGATGTTTTTTAAGGTGCTGGAGGAATATGTCTCAAGGCTACATTTACCATTTCTCGAGgcacaaatgaaatttttccatgaaGTTATCAACTCCAAGAAGTTTTTGAAGTTAGAGAGAGTGACTGACGATGAATT cAGTACTATCAAGTGCTTTTCCGACCAATGCATTCGGATCAAGAACGACATTTTGTTCTACATTCCGGTACCCTACCTGGAATACTACTACATGGGGCTACTGGGGAAGCTGGAAAATGTTCAACGGAAATTGAAAGTGATTAATAACTAG
- the LOC136346202 gene encoding phospholipase A2-like yields the protein MLFQKVIAVLLPIISYSENRKIIWNNDVEVNLNEIDPDLAKSDGEARVPNWFFIYPGTKWCGAGDIAENDEDLGTAKDTDKCCRAHDKCSDVIEGHGIKHGLENPSFYTRLNCDCDDSFYKCLKSVNTKTSAQVGHIYFTGLGTQCFKEEYPIAGCNKYTSFPHKKCLEYIFNTGMDKRYQWFDIPNF from the exons ATGCTATTTCAAAAGGTTATCGCAGTATTATTGCCAATAATAAGCTATTCTGAAAATCgcaaaattatttggaataaTGATGTTGAAGTAAACTTAAACGAAATTGACCCTGACTTGGCGAAGTCAGATGGAGAGGCCAGGGTTCCTAATTGGTTCTTCATTTATCCtg GCACTAAATGGTGTGGAGCTGGCGACATTGCAGAAAATGACGAAGACTTGGGAACCGCCAAAGATACTGATAAATGCTGTAGGGCTCACGATAAATGCTCTGATGTAATTGAGGGCCATGGGATCAAACATGGATTAGAAAATCCTTCATTTTATACGAGATTAAATTGCGACTGTGACGATTCTTTCTACAAATGCCTCAAATCTGTGAACACTAAAACATCCGCGCAAGTGGGCCACATTTATTTCACAGGGTTAGGTACTCAATGCTTCAAGGAAGAGTACCCCATAGCTGGATGCAATAAATATACATCTTTTCC GCACAAGAAGTGTTTGGAATACATATTCAACACAGGAATGGATAAGCGGTATCAATGGTTCGATATCCCTAACTTCtga
- the LOC136346197 gene encoding uncharacterized protein isoform X2 yields MEGVSPTLREIFSNSIEVLGLTRFYTDEFDAFQKYYTKINLCSDSKVIMRIVNQVDHLQFDESCDLSERVRRIPKKDEQNLVVPSMEKTNESIEFAHPSLKIVETEEKGRHLISTGNLDKGAILINEKATILQVNPLCMCMEGEHKIYRCHHCAYAIHKFYTCTGCNIVIYCSLSCLLQSHNDYHRFECEGLQRHFWTLEDTDFSYIAFRMVLYGARYNFVHNISDNHDKWGIDGNNYPFVYKLKSNFDRMPVRKIYEILWQAVKTVTYLIMRTNFFSSFQMENENILHIYVGGLFVKHYCQAQMNAVLLRYPNLDAEFCFNALGGNGKAICPTIALINHSCSPNAVIIPYNGRILVKAIKPIGLNEEITISYQEISIFFSLEERQLLMTDYFYFNALCGCSLCNYESNWRDYPYKCHNCQTGVAKKVTFSNEGEKLFCKDCQSYSSIDKRAEKTAEIADRKTFTVEPVIRIAESYDRLFPKDSWMLLDAYRVLYDKFSIWGEKPLETMKYGLMFFKVLEEYVSRLHLPFLEAQMKFFHEVINSKKFLKLERVTDDEFSTIKCFSDQCIRIKNDILFYIPVPYLEYYYMGLLGKLENVQRKLKVINN; encoded by the exons ATGGAGGGTGTATCACCAACTTTACGAGAAATATTCAGTAATTCTATAGAGGTTTTAGGCTTAACTCGCTTCTATACTGATGAATTTGATGCTTTCCAAAAGTATTATACCAAAATTAA TTTATGTAGTGACTCAAAGGTGATTATGCGTATTGTAAACCAAGTTGATCATTTACAATTTGATGAGTCTTGTGATTTATCAGAAAGAGTAAGAAGGATTCCCAAGAAAGATGAACAAAACCTTGTGGTACCCTCAATGGAAAAGACAAATGAGTCTATAGAGTTTGCTCATccttctttaaaaattgt AGAGACTGAAGAAAAGGGAAGGCATCTAATTAGCACTGGAAATCTTGACAAAGGGGCGATTTTGATAAATGAAAAAGCTACAATACTGCAAGTCAACCCATTGTGTATGTGCATGGAAGGAGAGCACAAAATATATCGGTGCCATCATTGTGCTTATgcaattcataaattttatac ttgtacagggtgtaacatagtGATATATTGCTCCTTGAGCTGCTTATTGCAATCTCATAATGATTACCATAGATTTGAATGCGAGGGCTTACAGAGGCATTTTTGGACATTAGAGGATACAGATTTTAG TTATATTGCCTTTAGAATGGTTCTCTATGGTGCCAGATATAATTTCGTCCACAACATCTCGGACAACCACGATAAGTGGGGAATTGATGGCAATAATTACCCCTTTGTTTATAAGCTAAAGAGCAATTTTGATAGAATGCCAGTTAGAAAGATTTATGAGATTTTATGG caaGCCGTGAAAACAGTTACTTATCTAATAATGCGCACCAACTTCTTCAGCAGTTTTCAAATGGAGAACGAAAACATTCTTCACATATACGTTGGGGGATTGTTTGTTAAACACTATTGTCAAGCTCAAATGAATGCAGTTTTGTTAAGGTACCCCAATTTAGACGCCGAATTCTGTTTTAATGCTTTAGGAGGTAATGGGAAGGCTATTTGTCCCACAATAGCATTGATCAATCATTCTTGCTCTCCAAATGCTGTTATTAT ACCATACAATGGCAGAATTTTAGTAAAAGCAATAAAACCCATAGGCCTAAACGAAGAAATCACCATATCATACCaagaaattagtatttttttctcactGGAAGAGCGGCAGCTCCTGATGactgattatttttatttcaatgctTTATGTGGGTGCAGTTTATGCAATTACGAAAGCAATTGG CGAGACTATCCTTACAAATGTCACAACTGCCAGACTGGCGTGGCAAAGAAAGTTACCTTTAGTAATGAGGGTGAAAAATTGTTCTGCAAAGACTGCCAATCCTACTCTTCCATTGACAAAAGAGCTGAGAAGACTGCCGAAATAGCGG aTCGAAAAACGTTTACTGTGGAACCTGTTATTAGAATAGCGGAAAGTTACGACCGACTTTTCCCTAAAGATTCGTGGATGTTACTCGACGCTTATCGTGTATTGTacgataaattttcaatatgggGAG AGAAACCGTTAGAGACTATGAAATATGGACTGATGTTTTTTAAGGTGCTGGAGGAATATGTCTCAAGGCTACATTTACCATTTCTCGAGgcacaaatgaaatttttccatgaaGTTATCAACTCCAAGAAGTTTTTGAAGTTAGAGAGAGTGACTGACGATGAATT cAGTACTATCAAGTGCTTTTCCGACCAATGCATTCGGATCAAGAACGACATTTTGTTCTACATTCCGGTACCCTACCTGGAATACTACTACATGGGGCTACTGGGGAAGCTGGAAAATGTTCAACGGAAATTGAAAGTGATTAATAACTAG
- the LOC136346200 gene encoding opsin, ultraviolet-sensitive-like, producing the protein MSLFNWTSVSYYEARTKDAGISHNLGWDLGPEDLIHIPEHWLIYPAPPKSLHLLLGMIYVFFFLASFVGNGLVLWIFTTAKPLRTASNMFVVNLAFCDFVMMLKSPIFLYNSFHYGFALGPMGCQIFAGMGALSGIGAGMTNAAIAYDRYTTITRPFDGKITRTKALVMVLFIWFYTIPWTVLPAMEIWGRFVPEGFLTACSFDYLNRSFDNRLFVGAIFTFSYVIPMLMIIYFYSKIVSKVFSHEKALREQAKKMNVESLRANQQQNAESAELRIAKAAITICFMFVVSWTPYAVLALIGAFGDQTLLTPAVSMIPALNCKLVACIDPYIYAISHPKFRIELQKRLPWLAINEKEPDAQSVTTEQTTRQQATA; encoded by the exons ATGAGTCTTTTCAACTGGACAAGTGTCTCCTATTATGAAGCAAG aacCAAAGATGCAGGAATTTCTCATAATTTGGGATGGGATTTAGGCCCTGAGGACTTAATTCACATTCCAGAACATTGGTTAATCTACCCAGCCCCTCCTAAAAGCCTTCACCTCCTACTTGGCATGATTTATGTGTTCTTTTTTCTAGCTTCATTTGTGGGCAATGGTTTGGTACTATGGATTTTCACCAC GGCAAAGCCTTTGCGAACTGCCTCCAACATGTTTGTGGTGAACTTAGCATTTTGCGACTTTGTAATGATGCTGAAATCCCCAATATTTCTCTATAATTCTTTTCATTATGGGTTCGCCTTAGGACCTATGGGGTGCCAAATTTTTGCCGGCATGGGGGCTCTTTCAGGGATTGGTGCAG GTATGACAAATGCTGCTATAGCCTATGATAGATATACGACCATCACCAGGCCTTTTGATGGCAAAATTACCAGGACTAAAGCTTTAGTGatggtattatttatttggttttataCTATTCCATGGACTGTTTTGCCTGCGATGGAAATTTGGGGACGATTTGTTCCAG AGGGATTTCTCACTGCTTGCTCTTTTGATTACCTGAACAGAAGCTTCGATAATCGCCTTTTCGTGGGAGCAATTTTCACATTCTCTTATGTCATTCCCATGCTTATGATAATCTACTTTTATAGCAAGATTGTGAGCAAAGTTTTCAGTCATGAGAAGGCCCTACGGGAGCAA GCAAAAAAGATGAATGTAGAGTCTCTGAGAGCTAATCAGCAACAAAATGCTGAGTCTGCAGAGTTGAGAATAGCCAAAGCAGCCATTACTATATGTTTCATGTTTGTGGTGTCATGGACTCCTTACGCAGTTTTAGCACTGATAGGAGCATTTGGAGATCAAACATTACTCACCCCAGCAGTGTCCATGATTCCAgctttaaattgcaaattagtGGCGTGTATTGATCCTTATATTTATGCCATTAGCCATCCTAAATTCAG GATTGAACTGCAGAAAAGATTACCTTGGTTAGCCATAAACGAAAAAGAACCAGATGCACAGTCTGTGACCACTGAGCAGACAACTAGACAACAAGCAACTgcttaa